Proteins found in one Brachypodium distachyon strain Bd21 chromosome 5, Brachypodium_distachyon_v3.0, whole genome shotgun sequence genomic segment:
- the LOC100826093 gene encoding ferric reduction oxidase 7, chloroplastic gives MAQEREPLLQNGGNAAGAKGSPALLPSLARSVLKFLMWAVFLTWAGGIFFYPTKPVQAAFQEWAGVTKQSLFGITGTVFLAFSAPILIVAALAYVYIAAFPNDHIEKKKLRSLSFRLWTFPVLVDGPFGVISAVEFIGIVLFIVYVAYSMTYYVVESVSLVSKAGLPSSTSSELILAVIGLRFGSVGLFCMIFLFLPVSRGSVLLRLIDIPFEHATRYHVWLGHLTMALFTLHGLCYVISWSLEGRLIAEMIQWKEIGVANLPGVISLAAGLLMWGTSLHPVRKRFFELFFYTHQLYVIFVVFLALHVGNFVFSISAGAVFLFMLDRFLRFWQSRAKVDIVSAACRPCGTVELVFSKPPSLRYNALSFIFVQVRELSFLQWHPFSVSSSPMDGRYHMSILIKVLGEWTDKLKSIITDVQEQTNGSDDDSGRSQTGRITASIEGPYGHESPYHLTYENLILVAGGIGISPFLAILSDIIHRIEQGMPCAPRNVLVLWSVKKSTELSLLSAVDAQSITSSVSDKLHLDIQAFVTQESEPPLEDGILGGDQKLSAGMFVKNGVAMSGLVGTGDNFWAGMYFAASTVGSVLAYALAQVYYVQRFGVHAWWQLGLLLLLSMAAGVALPGGLVVLLWHLSERRRLQDERWDDAGPGAAATAVEQTANADGGADADADASAASLAAMRTTRYGCRPKFQAEFAAFAERAGGAAADVGVLVCGPPGLQASVARECRSQNLVGRRGGAVFHFNSHSFDL, from the exons GGACCGTTTTTCTTGCCTTCAGCGCGCCGATTCTGATCGTTGCGGCTCTTGCCTATGTGTACATCGCCGCCTTCCCTAATGATCATATCGA AAAGAAGAAGCTGAGGTCACTGAGTTTCCGTCTCTGGACTTTTCCTGTTCTCGTCGATGGTCCGTTCGGGGTTATCTCTGCAGTTGAATTTATCGGGATTGTCCTGTTCATCGTTTATGTTGCCTACTCGATGACCTACTACGTCGTGGAGAGCGTGAGCCTCGTCTCAAAAGCTGGCTTGCCATCCAGCACTAGCAG TGAGTTGATACTGGCTGTCATCGGCCTCCGTTTCGGATCAGTTGGGTTGTTTTGCATGATCTTCCTGTTCCTGCCTGTCTCGAGGGGATCGGTTCTTCTCCGGCTTATCGATATTCCATTTGAGCATGCTACTAGATACCATGTCTGGCTCGGGCATCTCACAATGGCTCTCTTTACATTGCACGGCTTGTGCTATGTGATCTCATGGTCCCTCGAGGGGCGCCTTATTGCAGAG ATGATCCAATGGAAGGAAATCGGAGTGGCGAATTTACCCGGCGTGATCAGTTTGGCAGCCGGCCTTCTGATGTGGGGAACGTCGCTTCACCCGGTAAGGAAGAGGTTCTTCGAGCTCTTCTTCTACACCCACCAGCTCTACGTGATCTTCGTCGTGTTCCTGGCGCTCCATGTCGGCAACTTCGTCTTCAGCATCTCGGCCGGCGCCGTCTTCCTATTCATGCTCGACCGCTTCCTCAGGTTTTGGCAATCCAGGGCCAAAGTCGACATCGtctccgccgcctgccgcccgTGTGGAACGGTGGAGCTCGTCTTCTCAAAGCCACCAA GTCTTCGTTACAATGCTCTGAGTTTCATCTTCGTTCAAGTGCGCGAGCTGTCGTTCTTGCAGTGGCACCCGTTCAGCGTGTCGTCCAGCCCCATGGATGGGAGGTACCACATGTCGATCCTCATAAAGGTTCTTGGAGAATGGACTGACAAGCTGAAGAGCATCATCACGGACGTCCAGGAGCAGACCAACGGGAGCGATGACGACTCTGGTCGGTCGCAAACCGGCCGCATCACCGCCAGCATCGAAGGGCCGTACGGGCATGAATCACCGTACCACCTGAC GTACGAGAATCTCATCCTGGTGGCGGGAGGCATCGGCATATCGCCGTTCCTGGCGATCCTGAGCGACATAATCCACAGGATCGAGCAAGGCATGCCATGCGCGCCCAGGAACGTGCTGGTCCTTTGGTCAGTTAAGAAGTCCACGGAGCTCTCTCTGCTGTCGGCCGTGGACGCGCAGTCCATCACCTCATCCGTCTCCGACAAGTTGCATCTGGACATCCAGGCCTTTGTCACGCAAGAATCCGAGCCACCATTG GAAGATGGCATTTTGGGGGGCGACCAGAAGCTCTCTGCAGGCATGTTCGTGAAGAACGGCGTGGCCATGTCAGGGCTGGTGGGCACGGGGGACAACTTCTGGGCGGGCATGTACTTCGCGGCGTCCACCGTGGGCTCCGTCCTGGCGTACGCGCTGGCGCAGGTGTACTACGTGCAGCGCTTCGGCGTGCACGCCTGGTGGCAGCTgggcctcctgctcctgctgtccatggccgccggcgtcgcgctccccggcggcctcgtcgtcctcctctggcaCCTCTCCGAGCGCCGCAGGCTGCAGGACGAACGCTGGGACGACGCCGGCCCCGGCGCGGCCGCCACAGCGGTAGAGCAGACGGCGAACGCGGACGGTggagccgatgccgatgccgacgcGTCGGCGGCCAGCCTCGCCGCGATGCGGACGACGCGGTACGGGTGCCGGCCAAAGTTCCAAG CGGAGTTCGCGGCGTTCGCGGAGCGGgcagggggcgcggcggcggacgtgGGCGTGCTGGTGTGCGGGCCGCCGGGGCTGCAGGCCAGCGTGGCGAGGGAGTGCAGGTCGCAGAACCTTGTTGGTCGCCGCGGCGGTGCGGTGTTCCATTTCAACAGCCACAGCTTCGACCTCTAG